A genomic stretch from Vibrio neptunius includes:
- a CDS encoding UbiX family flavin prenyltransferase — translation MNKEKNKAITLAFTGASGAPYGLRLLECLLAAGYQVHLLISSAARVVLATEHDMKLPANPESAQQALVAHLNCDSANLVVYGKDDWFSPVASGSAAPKQMVVCPCSAGSVAAIAHGMSDNLIERAADVVMKERGQLLLVVRETPFSTLHLENMHKLSQMGVTIMPAAPGFYHQPKSIDDLVDFMVARILDHLNVEQGLVPRWGYDQRA, via the coding sequence ATGAACAAAGAGAAAAACAAAGCAATTACACTCGCTTTTACGGGGGCTTCAGGCGCACCGTACGGGCTTAGATTGCTTGAGTGTCTGCTAGCCGCCGGCTATCAGGTACATTTGCTGATATCGTCAGCGGCTCGAGTTGTGTTAGCGACCGAGCATGATATGAAATTGCCGGCTAATCCCGAGTCTGCTCAACAAGCATTGGTCGCACACCTTAATTGTGACTCCGCGAACTTGGTTGTCTATGGTAAAGACGACTGGTTCTCTCCAGTGGCTTCCGGGTCTGCGGCGCCAAAACAGATGGTCGTGTGCCCTTGCTCTGCAGGCAGTGTCGCTGCCATCGCACATGGTATGTCCGACAATCTCATCGAGCGTGCGGCCGATGTGGTGATGAAAGAGCGCGGGCAGCTGCTGCTGGTCGTGCGTGAAACACCATTCTCTACGTTGCATCTAGAAAATATGCATAAGTTGTCGCAGATGGGCGTCACCATTATGCCTGCGGCACCGGGCTTCTACCATCAACCTAAGTCTATTGATGATCTGGTCGACTTTATGGTGGCGAGGATTCTCGATCATCTTAATGTTGAACAGGGGCTTGTTCCGCGTTGGGGATATGACCAGCGCGCTTAA
- the thiP gene encoding thiamine/thiamine pyrophosphate ABC transporter permease ThiP, giving the protein MRSIPQLGLWVAIAIAAFVVSALGALLVAAPSLNIAQVWSDPYYRYVTKFSFYQSFLSTLLSVGLAVPVAHALSRRNFPGKSLLLKLFATTLVLPVLVGVFGLLAIYGNSGLLSSAFAWFDSGLPFSIYGLNGILLAHVFFNLPYATRLLLQSLESIPAEQHKLCAHLGMGHWHKFKWVEWPRLRQQLPHVCGLVFMLCFTSFATVMALGGGPKSTTIELAIYQAIKFDFDLQAGALLAIWQMLLCGIMALAVQRLTKPVAVSSGAPSHNLYMVKDSIWSYSWDWIWIGLSMLLVLPPLLMVVLSGINSEALSVFTDQRFWLALWSSLKVATLASGIALSAGIAILLTSRRLRLNARSRHADQIELLGTIILVTPGLVISTGLFLLLRSFTDVFSLAFFIVVAVNALMGLPYVIKTLSQPMLHIEQQYQYVCASLGIKGWQRFRVVEWRALRKPMAHAFAISFMFAVGDLSAIALFGSQEFRTLPLYLFQLLGSYQMDAAAVVSVTLLLLSVGCFVLIETLFKANAKVTYADP; this is encoded by the coding sequence TTGCGTAGTATTCCACAATTGGGACTCTGGGTCGCGATAGCTATCGCGGCCTTTGTTGTTTCTGCTCTCGGTGCTTTATTAGTTGCGGCCCCATCCCTGAATATCGCTCAGGTTTGGTCAGACCCTTACTATCGATATGTGACCAAGTTCAGCTTTTACCAATCGTTTCTGTCGACTCTGCTCAGTGTTGGTTTAGCGGTTCCTGTAGCGCATGCTTTATCTCGGCGTAACTTTCCTGGTAAGTCATTATTGCTTAAGTTGTTTGCCACCACATTAGTACTGCCTGTATTGGTTGGGGTGTTTGGCTTACTGGCGATTTATGGCAATAGCGGTCTGCTATCGTCAGCTTTTGCATGGTTTGATTCTGGACTGCCATTTTCGATTTACGGTCTGAACGGTATTTTACTGGCGCATGTGTTTTTCAACCTGCCTTATGCGACGCGCCTGCTATTGCAATCATTGGAGTCTATTCCGGCTGAGCAGCACAAACTGTGTGCGCATCTAGGTATGGGCCATTGGCATAAATTTAAGTGGGTCGAATGGCCTCGCTTGCGTCAGCAGTTGCCGCACGTGTGTGGCTTGGTGTTTATGCTGTGTTTTACCAGTTTTGCGACGGTAATGGCGCTCGGTGGCGGGCCGAAATCGACCACGATTGAGCTGGCGATTTATCAGGCGATCAAATTCGATTTTGACTTGCAGGCAGGGGCATTACTGGCGATATGGCAAATGCTATTGTGTGGCATTATGGCGTTGGCGGTGCAACGTTTGACCAAACCTGTGGCTGTGAGTTCAGGCGCACCAAGTCACAACCTTTATATGGTAAAGGACTCCATCTGGTCATATAGCTGGGATTGGATCTGGATTGGCCTGAGTATGCTATTGGTGCTGCCACCTTTACTGATGGTGGTGCTCAGTGGCATCAACTCAGAAGCTTTATCGGTGTTTACTGATCAACGATTTTGGCTGGCGTTATGGTCGTCGCTCAAAGTAGCAACATTGGCAAGCGGTATCGCGCTCTCGGCAGGGATTGCAATATTGTTGACCAGCCGTCGATTGCGACTGAACGCAAGAAGTCGTCATGCGGATCAGATTGAACTATTGGGTACGATCATTCTTGTCACTCCCGGCTTGGTGATTTCTACAGGATTATTTTTGCTATTGCGGTCTTTTACGGATGTGTTTAGTCTGGCGTTTTTTATTGTGGTTGCGGTGAATGCGTTGATGGGCTTGCCTTACGTGATCAAAACCTTGTCACAACCGATGCTGCATATCGAACAGCAATACCAATACGTATGCGCAAGCTTAGGTATCAAAGGTTGGCAGCGCTTTCGCGTTGTTGAATGGCGAGCACTGAGAAAGCCAATGGCACATGCTTTCGCGATCAGTTTCATGTTTGCGGTGGGAGACTTAAGTGCAATTGCCCTGTTTGGCAGCCAGGAGTTCCGCACTCTGCCGTTGTATCTTTTCCAATTGCTGGGCAGTTATCAGATGGATGCAGCGGCTGTAGTGTCAGTCACTTTGTTACTGCTCAGTGTTGGCTGTTTTGTACTGATTGAAACCCTGTTTAAGGCAAATGCCAAGGTGACTTATGCTGACCCTTAA
- a CDS encoding alanine--glyoxylate aminotransferase family protein, with product MTIQSFIPPHRILMGPGPSDISPQVLQALSRPTVGHLDPLFIKMMDELKQLLKYAFQTENEFTIAVSAPGSAGMETCFVNLIEPGEKVIVCRNGVFGERMRENVVRAGGVAVIVDDEWGTPVSVDKVEQALKAHSDAKVLSFVHAETSTGARSDAQALGKLAKAHGVLTIVDAVTSLGGVPLKVDEWQLDAVYSGSQKCLSCVPGLSPVTFSPLAIEKIQARQTPVQSWFLDQSLVLGYWSGEGKRSYHHTAPVNSLYALHESLLILKNEGLENAWQRHSDMHEKLKLGLEKLGFEFVVEEESRLPQLNAVYIPQGVDDAGVRNHLLENYNLEIGAGLGALAGKAWRIGIMGYGARAENVALCLRALEESLTQ from the coding sequence ATGACGATTCAAAGCTTTATCCCCCCTCACCGTATTCTTATGGGCCCTGGCCCTTCGGATATTTCTCCTCAAGTTTTGCAGGCTTTGAGTCGACCTACAGTTGGCCACCTTGATCCCTTGTTCATCAAAATGATGGATGAACTAAAACAGCTACTCAAATACGCTTTTCAAACCGAAAATGAATTCACTATTGCTGTTTCAGCACCGGGCAGTGCGGGTATGGAAACTTGTTTTGTTAACCTTATTGAACCGGGTGAGAAGGTGATCGTTTGTCGCAATGGCGTGTTTGGCGAGCGAATGCGCGAAAATGTTGTTCGAGCGGGAGGTGTAGCGGTCATTGTTGATGATGAATGGGGTACTCCTGTCTCGGTCGATAAAGTCGAGCAGGCGTTGAAAGCGCACTCAGATGCAAAGGTCCTGTCATTCGTTCACGCGGAAACATCGACTGGTGCACGTAGTGATGCCCAAGCATTGGGTAAGCTTGCAAAGGCACACGGTGTGCTAACGATTGTTGATGCGGTGACTTCTTTAGGTGGTGTGCCACTGAAAGTCGATGAATGGCAGCTAGATGCGGTCTATTCAGGCAGCCAGAAATGTTTATCTTGTGTTCCTGGCTTATCGCCAGTGACCTTCTCACCCCTGGCCATTGAGAAGATTCAGGCAAGGCAAACACCTGTCCAAAGCTGGTTTTTAGATCAAAGTCTAGTATTAGGCTATTGGAGCGGGGAAGGAAAACGTAGCTACCACCATACAGCGCCTGTAAACAGCCTTTATGCGCTGCATGAGTCGTTATTAATCCTAAAGAATGAAGGGTTAGAGAATGCTTGGCAGCGTCATAGTGACATGCATGAAAAGTTGAAGTTAGGTCTCGAAAAGTTGGGTTTTGAGTTTGTTGTTGAAGAAGAATCACGTTTACCTCAGCTCAATGCAGTCTATATTCCTCAAGGCGTTGATGACGCAGGGGTTCGTAACCATTTGCTAGAAAACTATAATCTCGAAATTGGTGCAGGTTTGGGGGCATTAGCGGGTAAGGCATGGCGCATCGGCATTATGGGCTACGGCGCTCGTGCAGAAAATGTTGCACTCTGTTTGAGAGCATTAGAAGAGTCACTCACGCAGTAA
- a CDS encoding ribosome-associated protein, whose protein sequence is MARKNQKAPWEEEEEIIWVSKTEMKRDMEELQKLGEELASLKPSVLEKFPLSEDLAEAIKDAQRFKNEARRRQLQYIGKLMRFEETEPLQAALDKVRNKHSQATAALHKLEQLRDRVVEEGDDAIADVMELYPQADRQRLRQLARQAAKEKKAGKPAKAFREIFQVLKELNDEEI, encoded by the coding sequence ATGGCCCGTAAGAATCAAAAAGCGCCATGGGAAGAAGAAGAGGAAATCATTTGGGTCAGTAAAACCGAAATGAAGCGTGACATGGAAGAGTTACAAAAACTGGGTGAAGAACTCGCCAGTCTTAAACCTTCGGTGTTAGAAAAATTCCCGTTAAGTGAGGACCTTGCAGAAGCAATTAAAGATGCACAACGCTTTAAAAATGAAGCACGTCGTCGCCAGTTGCAATACATTGGTAAGCTGATGCGTTTCGAAGAGACTGAGCCACTTCAAGCGGCACTGGACAAAGTACGTAACAAACACTCTCAAGCGACCGCTGCACTGCACAAGCTGGAACAGCTGCGTGACCGCGTCGTTGAAGAAGGCGATGACGCCATTGCTGATGTAATGGAGTTATACCCACAAGCGGATCGCCAGCGTTTACGCCAATTGGCACGTCAGGCAGCAAAAGAGAAGAAAGCGGGTAAGCCAGCTAAAGCGTTCCGTGAAATATTCCAAGTGCTAAAAGAGCTCAACGACGAAGAGATTTAA
- the mpl gene encoding UDP-N-acetylmuramate:L-alanyl-gamma-D-glutamyl-meso-diaminopimelate ligase, whose protein sequence is MHIHILGICGTFMGGAAVLARQLGHKVTGSDANVYPPMSTLLESQGIEIIEGFEPSQLNPAPDLVVIGNAMSRGNPCVEHVLNSNLRYTSGPQWLQEFLLHDRWVLAVSGTHGKTTTSSMLAWILEDCGYQPGFLVGGVLGNFGVSARLGESMFFVVEADEYDSAFFDKRSKFVHYHPRTLVMNNLEFDHADIFDDLEAIKRQFHHLVRTVPGNGRILAPQGDSAIGDVLQRGCWSETEFSGEQGDWRAEKQVADGSIFTVFFQGEAVGTVKWELVGDHNVDNALMAIAAARHVGVTPDLACQSLAKFINTKRRLELKGEVNQVTVYDDFAHHPTAIELTVGGLRNKVGQQRILAVLEPRSATMKRGVHKETLAASLAQADVVFLYQPDNIEWSVEDIAQQCQQSAYVSDSVDALVQMLTEQAQPGDQILVMSNGGFEGIHDKLLAKLAE, encoded by the coding sequence ATGCATATTCATATCTTGGGAATTTGTGGCACATTTATGGGAGGTGCTGCAGTTTTAGCTCGTCAATTGGGGCATAAAGTGACGGGTAGTGACGCTAATGTTTATCCACCAATGAGTACATTGTTGGAATCTCAAGGTATTGAAATTATTGAAGGATTTGAACCGTCTCAGCTTAATCCTGCACCTGATCTCGTTGTGATCGGAAACGCGATGAGTCGAGGTAATCCCTGTGTCGAACATGTATTGAACAGTAATCTGAGATACACCTCAGGTCCACAGTGGCTGCAGGAGTTTCTTCTCCATGACCGTTGGGTGCTGGCTGTCTCTGGAACTCATGGAAAAACGACCACTTCCAGCATGCTGGCGTGGATTTTAGAAGACTGTGGCTACCAACCTGGCTTTCTTGTCGGTGGTGTCTTGGGCAACTTCGGTGTTTCAGCACGTTTGGGCGAAAGTATGTTTTTTGTCGTGGAAGCTGATGAATACGATAGTGCTTTTTTCGATAAGCGTTCTAAGTTCGTGCATTACCATCCTCGCACGTTAGTGATGAACAATTTGGAGTTTGATCATGCGGATATCTTCGATGATCTGGAAGCGATCAAGCGCCAATTCCATCACTTAGTAAGAACCGTGCCGGGGAACGGTCGAATCCTTGCTCCGCAAGGAGATTCAGCAATAGGCGATGTATTACAGCGTGGCTGCTGGAGCGAAACGGAGTTCAGCGGCGAACAAGGTGACTGGCGAGCGGAGAAACAAGTCGCCGATGGTTCAATATTCACCGTTTTCTTCCAAGGGGAAGCCGTCGGTACTGTGAAGTGGGAGCTGGTGGGCGATCATAACGTCGATAATGCTTTGATGGCCATCGCAGCGGCCCGTCATGTGGGTGTTACTCCGGATTTAGCCTGTCAGTCGCTGGCGAAATTCATCAATACTAAACGTCGACTTGAGCTAAAAGGTGAAGTGAATCAGGTTACGGTTTACGATGACTTCGCTCATCACCCTACGGCGATTGAACTTACTGTGGGTGGATTGCGTAATAAGGTTGGCCAACAACGAATCCTAGCAGTACTTGAACCTCGTAGTGCGACGATGAAACGTGGCGTGCATAAAGAAACGTTGGCAGCTTCCCTCGCACAGGCCGATGTAGTTTTCCTTTATCAACCAGATAATATTGAATGGTCTGTCGAGGATATTGCCCAGCAATGTCAGCAATCGGCTTATGTGTCAGACAGTGTTGATGCGTTAGTGCAGATGCTGACAGAACAGGCTCAACCGGGCGATCAAATTCTGGTGATGAGTAATGGTGGGTTTGAAGGCATCCACGACAAGCTGCTGGCTAAACTCGCCGAATAG
- the thiB gene encoding thiamine ABC transporter substrate binding subunit, with product MKTTLSTIAVATLTSFSALAADNTLTVYTYDSFAADWGPGPKVAAAFEAHCGCDVNFVALDDGVSILNRLRLEGDNSKADIVLGLDNNLMAEAQKTGLLAEHNVDTKSVKLPNGWEDSTFVPYDFGYFAFVYNKEKLTNPPKSLKELVESRNDLKVIYQDPRTSTPGQGLMLWMKSVYGDDVVPAWQLLAKKTVTVTKGWSEAYSMFLEGESDMVLSYTTSPAYHLIAESDSQYAAADFSEGHYTQVEVAAKVKASKNEKLADEFMTFILSDDFQSLMPMGNWMYPVTEVALPEGFETLTVPEKALSFSAEEVAQNRKAWIREWQSALTF from the coding sequence GTGAAAACCACTTTAAGCACCATCGCCGTTGCCACACTGACATCTTTTTCTGCATTGGCAGCAGATAACACCCTTACCGTTTATACCTATGATTCTTTTGCCGCGGATTGGGGCCCTGGCCCGAAAGTGGCAGCCGCTTTTGAAGCGCATTGCGGTTGTGATGTCAATTTTGTTGCTCTTGATGATGGTGTCTCTATTCTTAACCGCCTGCGTCTCGAAGGGGACAACAGCAAAGCGGATATTGTGTTAGGTTTGGACAACAATCTAATGGCGGAAGCACAGAAAACAGGTTTACTTGCTGAGCATAATGTCGATACCAAATCAGTAAAATTGCCTAATGGTTGGGAAGACAGTACTTTTGTGCCGTATGACTTCGGGTACTTTGCGTTTGTCTACAACAAAGAAAAGCTAACCAATCCACCAAAGAGTCTTAAAGAACTGGTGGAATCTCGGAATGATCTGAAAGTGATTTATCAGGATCCACGCACCTCAACACCGGGTCAAGGTCTGATGTTATGGATGAAATCTGTTTATGGTGATGATGTTGTACCCGCTTGGCAGCTACTGGCTAAGAAAACCGTCACTGTCACGAAAGGTTGGTCTGAGGCTTACTCTATGTTCCTTGAAGGTGAGTCAGACATGGTGTTGTCTTACACCACCTCACCGGCATATCACCTGATCGCAGAAAGCGACAGCCAATACGCAGCGGCTGACTTTTCTGAAGGCCATTACACTCAGGTTGAGGTTGCGGCTAAAGTCAAAGCATCGAAAAACGAAAAGTTAGCCGATGAATTTATGACGTTTATCCTTAGCGACGATTTTCAGTCTTTGATGCCAATGGGTAACTGGATGTACCCAGTGACAGAAGTCGCATTGCCTGAAGGTTTTGAGACACTGACGGTACCTGAAAAAGCATTGAGTTTTAGCGCAGAAGAAGTAGCCCAAAACCGAAAAGCTTGGATACGTGAGTGGCAAAGCGCCTTAACCTTTTAA
- the pmbA gene encoding metalloprotease PmbA: protein MDVRQQVAQQRVELEAAVAKALEMAAEKSDGAEVAITKTTGLSVSTRMCEVENVEFNSDGALGITVYRGQRKGSASTSDLSEKAIQQTVMAALDIANYTSEDPCSGPAPKELMVKEIPDLDLFHPDTPDPDHAAEIAIAAEQKALSFSDKIKQSDGASYDSHYGLKVYGNSHGLLASYASSRHSTSCCVIGQGESGVMERDYSYTVARHKDDLWSPESVGLKAAEKTISRLDAQKLKTGQYPVMFAADVATGLLGHLVMAISGGNLYRKSSFLLDHLGQKVLPDWFNVAEKPHLLRGLASSPFDSEGVTTQDREIITDGVLATYLLTSYAARKMDMTPTGHAGGIHNWFVKSTGQDFEQMLKELGTGFLVTEVMGQGVNIVTGDYSRGSAGFWVENGQIQYPVSEVTIASNLKDMFNQIVAVGNDVETRSQIQTGSILIESMKVAGE, encoded by the coding sequence ATGGACGTAAGACAGCAAGTCGCTCAGCAACGTGTTGAGCTTGAGGCCGCCGTTGCGAAAGCACTGGAAATGGCCGCGGAAAAATCCGATGGCGCTGAAGTCGCGATCACTAAAACCACTGGCCTGAGTGTATCAACACGGATGTGTGAGGTGGAAAACGTTGAATTTAACAGCGATGGCGCTTTAGGTATTACCGTTTACCGTGGTCAGCGCAAAGGCAGTGCGTCTACCTCCGATCTCAGTGAAAAAGCCATTCAACAGACGGTGATGGCAGCACTTGATATTGCCAATTACACTTCAGAAGACCCATGCTCAGGTCCTGCTCCTAAAGAGCTGATGGTAAAAGAAATTCCTGATCTTGATTTGTTTCACCCTGATACGCCAGACCCAGATCATGCGGCCGAGATTGCGATTGCTGCTGAGCAAAAAGCGTTATCTTTCAGTGACAAAATCAAACAAAGCGATGGTGCGAGTTACGACAGCCATTATGGCTTGAAGGTTTATGGCAACAGCCACGGTTTGCTTGCTAGCTATGCCTCCAGCCGCCACAGTACCAGTTGTTGTGTGATTGGTCAGGGCGAAAGTGGTGTTATGGAGCGCGACTACAGCTATACAGTCGCACGCCATAAAGATGATCTTTGGTCACCTGAGTCAGTCGGCTTGAAAGCGGCGGAGAAAACCATCAGTCGCCTTGATGCGCAAAAGCTGAAAACAGGTCAGTATCCTGTGATGTTCGCAGCTGATGTGGCAACAGGTTTACTTGGACACTTAGTGATGGCAATCAGTGGTGGTAACCTGTATCGCAAGTCATCATTCTTACTTGATCATCTCGGCCAAAAGGTACTTCCAGATTGGTTTAATGTTGCTGAAAAACCGCATTTACTCCGCGGCTTAGCGTCGAGCCCATTTGATAGTGAAGGTGTTACAACCCAAGATCGTGAAATCATTACCGATGGTGTGCTCGCGACATATCTATTGACCAGTTACGCCGCGCGTAAAATGGACATGACGCCAACGGGTCATGCTGGTGGCATTCATAACTGGTTCGTTAAATCGACGGGGCAAGACTTTGAGCAGATGCTTAAAGAACTGGGAACGGGCTTTCTTGTCACCGAAGTGATGGGACAGGGCGTGAATATCGTCACCGGTGATTACTCTCGAGGCTCGGCTGGCTTCTGGGTGGAAAATGGCCAGATCCAATATCCTGTTTCTGAAGTGACCATCGCCAGTAACCTGAAAGACATGTTTAATCAGATTGTCGCGGTTGGTAATGATGTTGAAACCCGCTCACAAATCCAGACGGGTTCGATTCTGATTGAATCTATGAAAGTGGCGGGTGAGTAA
- the lysC gene encoding lysine-sensitive aspartokinase 3 has translation MGNFNVAKFGGTSVANFEAMSRCAAIIEQNPNTKLVVSSACSGVTNLLVELANGVQDQTERSAILTKLASIHDAVLNQLEDATQAANEVYSILDTVTSLAEAASIQSSTKLTDHLVACGELMSTHLLAQLMKERGINAVRFDIRDVLRTDDNFGKAEPELATIRQQAQASLIPLCQQQVVVTQGFIGADADGNTTTLGRGGSDYSAALIAEAVEAQGLEIWTDVPGIYTTDPRIAPKASPISEISFSEASEMANFGAKILHPSTLIPALRHDIPVFVGSSKQPEKGGTWIRHRVESSPLFRALALRCNQTMVTLRSAQMFHAYGFLAKVFEILAKHKISVDLITTSEISVSLTLDQTDTSGGAPQLPEAARFELEELCTVEVEHNLCLVALIGNNMSESKGYAKQVFGTLEEFNLRMICYGASPHNLCFLVDESDAKLAIQKLHTELFEK, from the coding sequence GTGGGCAATTTTAACGTTGCTAAATTTGGTGGAACCAGTGTCGCTAACTTTGAAGCCATGAGTCGATGTGCTGCGATCATTGAACAGAACCCAAACACAAAGTTAGTCGTCAGTAGCGCCTGTTCAGGTGTGACAAACTTATTAGTAGAGCTTGCGAACGGAGTTCAAGATCAGACAGAACGCAGTGCGATTCTAACCAAACTCGCCAGTATTCATGATGCGGTACTCAATCAACTAGAAGATGCGACTCAAGCGGCCAACGAGGTCTACTCCATTCTAGATACCGTCACAAGTTTAGCAGAAGCCGCCTCGATTCAGTCAAGTACCAAGCTGACCGATCACCTTGTCGCCTGTGGTGAGTTAATGTCTACACATCTACTGGCCCAGTTAATGAAAGAACGTGGCATCAATGCGGTACGCTTTGATATTCGTGACGTACTACGCACAGATGATAATTTTGGTAAAGCAGAACCAGAACTAGCTACCATTCGTCAACAAGCGCAAGCATCACTTATCCCGTTATGCCAACAACAGGTTGTGGTAACTCAAGGTTTTATTGGCGCCGATGCAGATGGCAATACCACGACACTGGGTCGAGGTGGTAGCGATTACAGTGCCGCACTTATTGCAGAAGCAGTTGAAGCTCAGGGACTCGAGATTTGGACCGATGTACCGGGCATTTATACCACTGATCCACGTATTGCTCCAAAAGCCTCTCCCATCTCAGAGATCAGCTTCAGTGAAGCCTCCGAAATGGCCAATTTTGGCGCCAAGATCCTTCACCCTTCGACGCTAATTCCTGCTCTGCGCCATGATATCCCGGTGTTTGTCGGTTCATCAAAGCAACCAGAAAAAGGCGGAACTTGGATTCGCCATCGAGTCGAGAGTTCACCTCTCTTCCGTGCTCTGGCTTTACGATGTAACCAGACCATGGTGACGTTGCGCAGTGCGCAGATGTTCCACGCTTACGGCTTTCTGGCCAAGGTGTTTGAAATTCTGGCGAAGCACAAGATTTCGGTGGATTTGATTACTACTTCAGAGATCAGTGTCAGTCTCACGCTTGACCAAACCGACACATCTGGTGGTGCCCCTCAGTTACCTGAAGCCGCACGTTTTGAACTGGAAGAACTATGTACAGTGGAAGTAGAACATAACCTGTGTCTGGTCGCGCTGATCGGCAACAATATGAGTGAGAGCAAAGGTTATGCAAAGCAAGTATTTGGCACACTAGAAGAGTTTAACTTGAGAATGATCTGCTACGGCGCAAGCCCTCACAACCTGTGTTTCTTAGTTGATGAGTCAGACGCAAAGCTAGCGATCCAGAAGCTGCACACTGAATTGTTTGAGAAGTAA
- the thiQ gene encoding thiamine ABC transporter ATP-binding protein, with translation MLTLNDVRYYYHQDLFHFDLDIEQGSLVALMGPSGAGKSTLLALVAGFIEPESGSIKAGELEVAGKEPHQRPFAMLFQEHNLFAHLTVRENIGLGLNPGLKLNSEQASQVEQAAIQVGIEEYLDRLPEQLSGGQRQRVALARCFVQPHPIWLLDEPFSALDPVLREEMLGLVKQLAAERNITVVMVTHHISDAKAIASHFAFVDQGKVAVADTIELLTQQHSHAVLSGFVKAGE, from the coding sequence ATGCTGACCCTTAATGATGTTCGTTACTATTACCATCAGGATCTATTCCATTTTGATTTAGATATTGAGCAGGGAAGTCTGGTCGCATTGATGGGACCGAGTGGGGCGGGGAAATCAACGTTACTGGCCTTGGTTGCGGGTTTTATCGAACCTGAAAGTGGCAGTATTAAAGCTGGTGAATTAGAAGTTGCGGGCAAAGAGCCTCACCAGCGTCCTTTTGCGATGTTATTTCAGGAGCATAACCTGTTTGCCCACCTCACCGTGCGCGAAAATATTGGATTGGGGCTGAACCCTGGATTGAAACTCAATTCTGAGCAAGCCAGTCAGGTGGAACAAGCCGCGATTCAGGTTGGTATTGAGGAATATTTGGATCGTTTACCTGAACAATTATCGGGTGGACAGCGTCAGCGTGTCGCATTGGCCCGATGTTTTGTTCAGCCTCACCCTATCTGGCTGCTTGATGAACCTTTCTCTGCGCTTGATCCGGTATTGCGTGAAGAGATGCTCGGGCTGGTAAAGCAGTTAGCCGCAGAGCGTAATATTACTGTGGTGATGGTGACTCACCATATCAGCGACGCGAAAGCTATTGCCTCGCATTTTGCTTTTGTTGACCAAGGAAAGGTGGCGGTTGCTGATACGATTGAACTTTTAACTCAGCAACATAGCCATGCTGTACTCAGCGGGTTTGTTAAAGCGGGCGAATAA
- the fbp gene encoding class 1 fructose-bisphosphatase, producing the protein MSGMRTLGEFIVEKQADFPHASGDLSSLLSSIRLAAKIVNREINAAGLGDITGAVGTENVQGEDQQKLDVYANEKFKAALEARDQVCGVASEEEDEAVAFNKELNKNAKYVVLMDPLDGSSNIDVNVSVGTIFSIYRRVSPIGTPPTEEDFLQPGHKQVAAGYVIYGSSTMLVYTTGKGVNGFTYDPSLGTFCLSHENMMIPQDGTIYSINEGNYIRFPMGVKKYIKYCQENEPSEQRPYTSRYIGSLVADFHRNLLKGGIYLYPSTQSHPNGKLRLLYECNPMAYIIEQAGGVASDGKTRIMDLKPTELHQRVPFFVGSKNMVKKVEQFLEQHSED; encoded by the coding sequence ATGTCTGGAATGCGCACCCTTGGCGAGTTCATTGTTGAGAAACAAGCGGACTTCCCCCACGCTAGCGGTGATCTATCATCCCTACTTTCTTCTATCCGACTTGCTGCAAAAATCGTTAACCGCGAGATCAACGCTGCTGGTCTTGGTGACATTACCGGTGCAGTCGGTACTGAGAACGTACAGGGTGAAGACCAGCAAAAGCTGGATGTTTACGCGAATGAAAAGTTTAAAGCAGCGCTAGAAGCCCGTGATCAGGTTTGTGGTGTAGCCAGTGAAGAAGAAGACGAAGCCGTTGCGTTCAATAAAGAGCTGAACAAAAACGCGAAATACGTGGTTCTGATGGATCCGCTAGATGGGTCTTCAAACATCGATGTTAACGTGTCAGTCGGTACCATCTTCTCCATTTACCGTCGTGTGTCGCCTATTGGCACCCCACCGACAGAAGAAGATTTCCTTCAACCCGGCCATAAACAGGTTGCTGCAGGTTACGTAATTTACGGCTCTTCAACCATGTTGGTGTACACAACTGGTAAAGGCGTTAATGGCTTTACCTACGATCCATCTCTGGGCACATTCTGCCTGTCTCATGAAAACATGATGATTCCTCAAGATGGCACGATTTACTCAATCAACGAAGGTAACTACATCCGCTTCCCGATGGGTGTGAAGAAGTACATCAAATACTGTCAGGAAAATGAGCCGAGCGAACAGCGTCCTTACACATCACGCTATATTGGTTCACTAGTCGCGGACTTCCATCGCAACCTGCTTAAAGGCGGTATCTACCTTTACCCAAGTACGCAAAGCCATCCAAACGGTAAGCTGCGTTTACTCTACGAGTGCAACCCAATGGCGTATATCATTGAGCAAGCTGGTGGTGTCGCGTCTGATGGTAAGACTCGTATCATGGATCTAAAGCCAACTGAATTGCACCAGCGTGTGCCTTTCTTTGTTGGCTCAAAAAACATGGTCAAGAAAGTGGAACAGTTCTTAGAACAACACTCAGAAGATTAA